The genomic stretch AACTCCTCCTCGACCGCGCGCTGGATGATCAACCGCGCGCCGAGCTTGGCCAGCTGCGACAACGCCTCGCGCGGGTCCTCGCCAACCCCGACGGCCAGCAGCTGGTCGATCTGAGCTTCGAGCTCCGCCGACGGCGGTACGGTGCGTCTCACGGCGTAGGCCTCCTTCATCGTCTGCCAGGACTTGAGGGAACCTACGCCGCCTCATCGACGGCACCCGCGCGCTATTTACAGCGGCTCTGAGACGCCACCAAGATGGACCAGGCGGCTATCGCTTTCGCGTGAAGGGGCAGCGCACGGGCCGGTATTCGCGACCCGTGGGGCACCATGGCGGCGAGCAGCCGGGGGGCTGCCCGAAGCCGTCCTGCGCCCGTTAGCCTCGGCTCGCCGTGCAGTCTGCGCTCATCGCTGCTTCTGGGGCCTCATCAAAGCGACGTTGCTCGCTGGCGTCCGGCGTGTCGTCCGGCGAGCACCGAGAATGCCTCGTCGATGTCGCAGCCAAGCACGGCTTCGAGCGTGCTCAGTCCGTCATGACTGAGGTCGAGCACCTGCTGGTACACGCTCATCGTGAACTTGGCGTCCGTATGGCCGAGGAGGTACATCGCGCGACGGGGCGGGATCCCGATCTCGGCGAGGATCGACGCGAAGGTCCGTCTCAGGGTGTGCGGGGTGCAGCGCGGAATGGGCGAGCCGTTGGCGTTCGCGATGGAGACGATCTTGTCGACTACATGCGTGCGGACGTTGTCGGGGGTTTGGGGCGTGCCGTTGCGTGTCTCGAAGACACGGCGACCCGGGTGCGGCGGATGTCGTTCGTAATGAGCGATGAGCGCGTCGTGAACGAACGGCAGCATCGGGATGACGCGCTCGCCGGCGTTGGTCTTCGTGATGTCGCGGGTGATGCTGACGCGTCGAGCGTGGAGGTTGACGTGCTCGCCTTCTCGTAGACCGCAGAGCTCGTCGATGCGCACGCCCGTGCCGATGAGTACGGCCCAGATCGCGTGGCGCGGCACGTCGTTGCGCCGCCGCGCCGGCTGGTCGACCCAGAGTTCCCGACGGCGGATCTTGCGGATCAGCGTGTCGCTGACTCGATAACGCGCGGCGAGTCGCGTGTGGGGTTCGTGCGACTCTCGTATCGCTAGGACGTCCTCCCAGTCGAGGCCTCGCTGCTCGCGCTCAGCGGTCGCCGCGGCGCAGAGAACCGCTTGGATCTGCTTGACCTGAAGGGAGCTCCGATTCGGGGGCTCGGGGCGGACCATCGAGTGACGGTCCACAGGCTGGTTCGCGATGATCTGGCGGCGGCGCGCGTCCTCGAGCACCATGCGGACGGCGCTGACCACCTTGTTGATCGAGCTGTTGGACAGGCCCTTGCGGCGGCGTTGATAGGTCCGACCCGCGCTCGGGACGTACACGGTCTGCATGAGCGGTGCGCCCATTGCTGCTGCGGTTTCGATCTCGTCGCGTTCGGTCAGCAGTGCGGTGACCATGTCGTCGATCGCCGCCGCGTCGACGCTGCCGACGGGGAGGTCACCAATGTGCCCGATTGCCGCGCCGAGCCGCCAGCGCAGTGCCTGCTTGGACTTCTCGGAGTCCATGCGCTTGCAGCGGGCCGCGTAGAAGCGCGATGCGAAGACGGCGAACGTGTCCTGCTCGTCGGGTTGCGGTGTCGGGTCAGCGGTCGCTTGGGGCGTTGCGGGGCGCGGCGGGGTCCATTCGCCGCGCTCGAGGAGCGTCGCGACGAGTGCTCGTTCGCGCTCGACGCGTTGCTCGTTCCAGCCTTCCCATGTCGTACCGAGCGCGATGAAGTGCCTGACGCCCTGGTACGTGACCCGGAGGGCGAACCGGGTCCCGCGCTTCTGCTCGCGGCGCACGACCG from Capillimicrobium parvum encodes the following:
- a CDS encoding tyrosine-type recombinase/integrase, with the translated sequence MARPATCSVVRREQKRGTRFALRVTYQGVRHFIALGTTWEGWNEQRVERERALVATLLERGEWTPPRPATPQATADPTPQPDEQDTFAVFASRFYAARCKRMDSEKSKQALRWRLGAAIGHIGDLPVGSVDAAAIDDMVTALLTERDEIETAAAMGAPLMQTVYVPSAGRTYQRRRKGLSNSSINKVVSAVRMVLEDARRRQIIANQPVDRHSMVRPEPPNRSSLQVKQIQAVLCAAATAEREQRGLDWEDVLAIRESHEPHTRLAARYRVSDTLIRKIRRRELWVDQPARRRNDVPRHAIWAVLIGTGVRIDELCGLREGEHVNLHARRVSITRDITKTNAGERVIPMLPFVHDALIAHYERHPPHPGRRVFETRNGTPQTPDNVRTHVVDKIVSIANANGSPIPRCTPHTLRRTFASILAEIGIPPRRAMYLLGHTDAKFTMSVYQQVLDLSHDGLSTLEAVLGCDIDEAFSVLAGRHAGRQRATSL